One part of the Acetoanaerobium sticklandii genome encodes these proteins:
- a CDS encoding type I restriction-modification system subunit M: MTALQRQTNINVQEKADMIWGIADIIRGTFKPHEYGKVILPMTLLKRLNDTLLETKEGVLKKYEEVKNFEVKDGFLTKASGYSFYNISPFTFENLLNEPEHIEENFKTFIAGFSENIHDIIKNFKFENTLNDLVGSTKEESKLFYVIQEFNKPNAYMGADIITTTDMGYIFEELVRKFSESYNEEAGAHFTARDIIYTMTDLLIAEEENVLQEDGLVKTVYDMAMGTSQMLTSMEERLKELDADAEVTVFGQEINPETYAIAKADMIIRGGNASNMRFGDTLSNDRFEDYEFDYIISNPPFGVDWKAQKSAVEKEHKKGSNGRFAPGLPKISDGQMLFTLNGIKKLNDTGKMAIIHNGSPLFVGDAGSGPSEIRRYIIENDLLEAIVQLPTDLFYNTGITTYIWLISKNKSARRTGKVQLIDASNMYIKRRTSLGNKRVELDECCREAIVNAYGDFENKHYEYDKKSVESKIFNNEDFGYYKIVVESPQVDEYGKIILKKKQSVADPSKRDTENVPMILGKDQDEVIKEYFEKEVLPYNQDAWVDENKTKIGYEIPFTRHFYKYVAPEKSEVIAERISAIENDLMGSLKSLFENGGE, translated from the coding sequence ATGACAGCTTTACAAAGGCAAACAAATATTAATGTCCAAGAAAAAGCAGATATGATTTGGGGCATTGCAGATATAATAAGGGGGACTTTTAAACCTCACGAATATGGAAAAGTAATACTTCCAATGACGCTACTAAAAAGATTAAATGATACCTTACTAGAAACAAAAGAAGGTGTTTTAAAGAAATACGAAGAAGTAAAGAATTTTGAAGTTAAAGATGGTTTTTTAACTAAAGCTTCAGGGTATTCATTTTATAATATAAGTCCATTTACATTTGAAAACTTACTGAATGAACCTGAACATATAGAAGAAAACTTCAAGACATTTATTGCTGGATTTTCAGAAAACATCCATGATATAATTAAAAATTTTAAATTTGAAAATACCCTTAATGATTTAGTTGGGTCAACTAAAGAAGAAAGTAAACTATTTTATGTTATACAAGAATTTAATAAACCGAATGCGTATATGGGTGCAGATATTATAACAACTACAGATATGGGTTATATTTTTGAAGAATTAGTAAGGAAATTTTCAGAAAGTTACAACGAAGAGGCTGGAGCACACTTTACAGCAAGAGATATTATATATACCATGACAGATTTACTTATTGCTGAAGAAGAAAATGTTTTACAAGAAGATGGTTTAGTAAAAACTGTATATGATATGGCTATGGGTACATCTCAAATGCTTACCTCTATGGAAGAACGATTAAAAGAATTAGATGCAGATGCAGAGGTAACGGTTTTTGGACAAGAAATAAACCCTGAAACTTATGCAATAGCAAAGGCAGACATGATAATTCGTGGAGGAAATGCAAGTAACATGAGGTTTGGTGATACATTATCAAATGACAGATTTGAAGATTATGAATTTGACTATATTATTTCTAACCCGCCTTTTGGGGTAGATTGGAAAGCACAAAAAAGTGCAGTTGAAAAAGAGCATAAAAAGGGATCTAATGGTAGATTTGCACCTGGACTACCAAAAATTTCCGATGGCCAAATGCTATTCACACTAAATGGTATAAAGAAATTAAATGATACAGGAAAAATGGCAATAATTCACAATGGCTCACCTCTTTTTGTAGGAGATGCTGGCTCTGGACCTTCTGAAATAAGACGCTATATAATTGAAAATGATTTATTGGAAGCCATTGTGCAGCTACCTACGGACCTATTTTACAATACTGGAATTACAACATATATTTGGCTGATTTCTAAAAATAAATCAGCAAGGCGTACGGGTAAAGTTCAATTGATTGATGCATCGAATATGTATATTAAGAGGAGAACCTCTTTAGGGAATAAAAGGGTAGAGCTTGATGAATGTTGTAGAGAAGCAATTGTAAATGCATATGGAGATTTTGAAAATAAACACTATGAATATGATAAAAAGAGTGTAGAGTCCAAAATATTTAATAATGAAGATTTTGGATACTACAAGATTGTAGTTGAGTCACCACAAGTAGATGAATACGGAAAGATTATCCTTAAAAAGAAACAATCTGTTGCTGACCCTTCTAAAAGAGATACTGAGAATGTGCCTATGATTTTAGGTAAAGACCAAGATGAAGTTATTAAAGAGTACTTTGAGAAAGAAGTCTTGCCTTATAATCAAGATGCTTGGGTTGATGAAAACAAGACCAAAATTGGTTATGAGATTCCATTTACAAGACATTTCTACAAATATGTTGCACCTGAGAAGTCAGAAGTGATTGCTGAAAGAATTAGTGCTATTGAAAATGATTTGATGGGATCACTTAAATCACTGTTTGAGAATGGCGGTGAGTAG
- a CDS encoding AAA family ATPase — protein sequence MENKVKVIVEKVTTIKQFDYLIHLKILDRKDMEKLNKLRVTIKLERLDLEKNDVLEIKLSENQYNFKHLKIEDYKIVSRNSDAELAIILCKILNISKQSAQNISRSCEKNVFEKIINSKYLEHDFGIDKSEAEKIEENKNNLEEFYDLLNNIILLNLSFLEIFKMYERFQESTKAVLFSNPFVFIEEIGYDKALNIAKIVGFPLNSMEHAIALLINSLKEEAKNGNLYMDLDNLVEKMKEKELSIAMINKAIKHAYSKSLIYISKDGKVTLIQTYKTEKNTAALLEYKINNTNINIIDSKKVEEFISEFEESNSFSFSDEQKDAIRMFAKSPIFILTGGPGTGKTQTAKAIVELSKRFGYTLSLACPTGKASARLSEVVGEYSSTIHRALEIGYFFTEANREIQEDIVLIDEMSMVGSFLFYELIKNISDNSKIVFIGDVDQIESVEAGNILESLIDSGKIPTTRLKKVFRQAEGSKIVVNAHKIKNNDPNLEYGDDFKFVRKETDDEIMAHILKSYKYLREKLGYEAKDIAILSPTKKTSIGTHELNFQIQKHFNKSDDFIISPSGIKFSPDDRIMQNENNNEEGIYNGTTGSIAFINEKSVTLEFDDGAWVDYFKEEFFNTVIHSYASTIHKYQGSEVKVVIVPLSFADKNMWNKKLFYTALTRAKELFIMIGNEEIFKDYCMREPEKRRTLLKEFL from the coding sequence ATGGAAAATAAAGTGAAAGTTATAGTAGAAAAAGTTACAACAATAAAACAATTTGATTATTTGATACATCTCAAGATTTTAGATAGAAAAGATATGGAAAAATTGAATAAATTGAGAGTTACCATCAAATTAGAAAGGTTAGACTTAGAAAAAAATGATGTACTTGAAATAAAACTTAGTGAAAATCAATATAACTTTAAGCATTTAAAAATAGAAGACTACAAAATAGTATCAAGAAACTCAGATGCTGAATTAGCAATTATTTTATGCAAAATTCTTAATATTTCAAAGCAATCAGCTCAAAATATTTCTAGAAGTTGTGAAAAGAATGTTTTTGAAAAGATTATAAATTCTAAATATTTGGAACATGATTTTGGGATTGATAAAAGTGAAGCTGAGAAAATTGAGGAAAATAAAAACAACTTAGAAGAGTTTTATGACTTATTAAACAACATAATTTTATTAAACTTAAGCTTTTTAGAAATTTTTAAAATGTATGAAAGATTTCAAGAAAGCACAAAAGCTGTTCTTTTTTCAAATCCATTTGTTTTTATAGAAGAAATTGGATATGATAAAGCTCTAAATATAGCTAAAATTGTTGGATTTCCTTTAAATTCTATGGAACATGCAATTGCTCTTCTTATTAATTCATTAAAAGAAGAGGCGAAAAATGGAAATTTGTATATGGATTTAGACAATCTTGTAGAAAAAATGAAAGAAAAAGAGCTGTCAATTGCGATGATTAATAAGGCAATTAAACATGCATACTCCAAATCTCTTATTTATATTTCAAAAGATGGGAAAGTTACGCTAATACAAACATATAAAACAGAAAAAAATACAGCAGCTCTACTAGAATATAAAATAAATAATACAAATATAAATATTATAGACTCTAAAAAAGTTGAGGAGTTTATATCAGAGTTTGAGGAGTCAAACTCTTTTAGTTTTTCAGATGAACAAAAAGATGCAATCAGAATGTTTGCAAAGAGTCCCATATTTATTTTAACAGGAGGCCCAGGAACAGGAAAAACTCAAACCGCAAAAGCAATAGTTGAGCTTTCTAAAAGATTTGGATATACTTTATCCCTTGCTTGTCCAACAGGGAAAGCTTCTGCTAGACTTTCAGAGGTTGTTGGGGAATATAGCTCAACCATTCATAGAGCACTTGAGATTGGATATTTTTTTACTGAAGCTAATAGGGAAATACAAGAGGATATAGTTCTAATAGATGAGATGTCAATGGTTGGTTCATTTTTATTTTATGAACTAATAAAAAATATATCAGATAACAGCAAAATAGTTTTCATAGGTGATGTGGACCAAATAGAATCAGTTGAAGCTGGAAATATACTTGAATCACTTATAGATTCAGGGAAAATTCCAACAACTAGACTTAAGAAAGTATTTAGGCAAGCAGAAGGGTCCAAGATAGTTGTAAACGCCCATAAAATAAAAAATAATGATCCAAACCTTGAATATGGGGATGATTTTAAGTTTGTAAGAAAAGAAACTGATGATGAAATCATGGCCCACATCCTAAAATCATATAAATATCTTAGAGAAAAACTTGGTTATGAAGCAAAAGATATAGCAATACTCTCTCCAACTAAAAAAACATCCATTGGGACACATGAACTGAATTTTCAAATTCAAAAACATTTTAATAAATCAGATGATTTCATAATATCTCCATCTGGAATAAAATTCTCACCCGATGATCGGATTATGCAAAATGAGAACAATAATGAAGAGGGGATATATAATGGAACAACTGGAAGCATAGCTTTTATAAATGAAAAATCAGTAACCCTTGAATTTGATGATGGAGCATGGGTTGACTACTTCAAAGAAGAGTTTTTCAATACAGTGATTCATTCATATGCATCAACAATTCACAAATATCAAGGTTCTGAGGTAAAGGTAGTGATTGTTCCCCTTTCATTTGCAGATAAGAATATGTGGAATAAGAAACTTTTCTATACTGCACTAACAAGGGCTAAGGAACTTTTTATAATGATAGGAAATGAAGAAATATTTAAAGATTACTGCATGAGAGAGCCTGAAAAAAGAAGGACACTTTTAAAAGAATTTCTTTAA
- a CDS encoding DUF3232 domain-containing protein, translating to MKKENWATDFLTNLAKIYADDVDVLEIIEDTIDSYGNYVTYVYKMESLRSILKIKLEAEEYKDTVEEMDKTRTKIHNSAIASTKIINRMCESSEIPLFFQGNIEDRVEVAEFIRDIVVNVFQNRRI from the coding sequence TTGAAAAAAGAGAACTGGGCAACAGATTTTCTTACAAATCTAGCAAAAATTTATGCTGATGATGTAGATGTACTTGAAATAATAGAAGATACTATTGATTCATATGGAAACTATGTGACATATGTTTATAAAATGGAGTCACTAAGGTCTATTTTAAAGATAAAATTAGAGGCAGAAGAATATAAAGATACAGTTGAGGAAATGGATAAAACTAGAACTAAAATCCATAACTCAGCCATAGCATCAACCAAAATAATTAATAGGATGTGTGAATCAAGTGAGATTCCCCTTTTTTTTCAGGGGAATATAGAAGATAGAGTAGAAGTAGCAGAATTTATAAGGGATATAGTAGTTAATGTGTTTCAAAACAGAAGAATATAG
- a CDS encoding type II toxin-antitoxin system Phd/YefM family antitoxin → MLNNPKIQVSITEANQNFSKVAKIVDEEKIVVVLKQNKPKYLIIDFEEFSKMEKNNQEEKTWEEVSKKMLFKNLDAYKELEK, encoded by the coding sequence ATGTTAAATAATCCAAAAATCCAAGTTAGTATAACTGAGGCCAATCAAAATTTCTCAAAAGTTGCTAAAATTGTTGATGAAGAAAAAATAGTTGTTGTTTTGAAGCAAAACAAACCAAAGTATCTCATTATAGATTTTGAAGAGTTTTCTAAAATGGAAAAAAATAATCAAGAAGAAAAGACATGGGAAGAAGTAAGCAAAAAGATGCTATTTAAGAATCTTGACGCATACAAGGAGCTTGAAAAATAA
- a CDS encoding ferredoxin — MIKIIVKDNCNGCGLCIMNCNYLEENAEGNAQAVSGKIIKNSDIDNLKKVISECPNKSLELIDKQFTNKKGYDGLSDLLEVLKRKCDNFNVNKVTNLDVKLNVNNYDINTPFSPKEYSYYTSESSAKSTARDEFDRLCYSQSAYRPILKKLFVEYKINVLKPFYSFPDDSESIYFKYVEEIKDLLSDIYSEIQEQLELGKNIPEDWKNFNVNFTDNDFFIERLKGFENRSTSSGIIDDFKSRGKYTSLGWYIDRLDIDYHENYAGEGLFGRTKYKKEWYFRGFEKIAKEYIDDLKNAINSMSRDIEDDAIDTINYGLGTFEQRIKDELKIKISELENYYKKR, encoded by the coding sequence ATGATAAAGATTATTGTTAAGGATAATTGTAATGGTTGTGGATTATGTATAATGAATTGTAATTATTTGGAAGAAAATGCTGAAGGGAATGCCCAAGCTGTATCTGGTAAAATTATAAAGAATTCAGATATTGATAATTTGAAAAAAGTTATTTCTGAATGTCCAAATAAATCATTAGAATTAATTGACAAACAATTTACAAATAAAAAAGGTTATGACGGACTGAGTGATTTATTAGAAGTTTTAAAAAGAAAGTGCGATAATTTTAATGTTAATAAAGTTACTAATTTAGATGTTAAGCTTAATGTCAACAACTATGATATTAATACTCCTTTTTCTCCTAAAGAATATAGTTATTACACATCTGAAAGCTCTGCAAAATCAACAGCTAGAGATGAGTTTGACCGTCTTTGTTACTCACAATCAGCTTATAGACCAATATTGAAGAAACTATTTGTAGAATACAAAATAAATGTGCTTAAACCATTTTACTCATTTCCTGATGATTCAGAAAGTATATATTTCAAATATGTTGAAGAAATAAAGGACTTATTATCAGATATATATTCAGAGATTCAAGAGCAATTAGAACTTGGTAAAAATATACCTGAGGACTGGAAAAACTTCAATGTCAATTTTACTGATAATGATTTTTTTATAGAAAGACTTAAGGGGTTTGAGAATCGTAGTACAAGTTCTGGAATTATTGATGATTTTAAAAGCAGAGGAAAATACACTAGCTTAGGATGGTATATTGATAGGTTAGACATAGACTACCATGAAAATTATGCGGGAGAAGGACTTTTTGGAAGAACAAAATATAAAAAAGAGTGGTATTTCAGAGGATTTGAAAAAATTGCAAAAGAATATATAGATGACCTAAAAAATGCAATAAATTCTATGTCAAGAGATATAGAGGATGATGCAATTGATACAATAAATTATGGATTAGGCACATTTGAACAGAGGATAAAAGACGAATTGAAAATTAAGATATCCGAATTAGAAAATTATTACAAGAAGAGATAA
- a CDS encoding helix-turn-helix transcriptional regulator: MRDYKENKGFRLLDIYERFNKGEILNKSDLCNHYKVSEKTIQRDIEDLRVYLQEIHYKLDESSIIYDKDKRGYRLIKYQRNWITNEEIMALCKILLESRAFCKEELDSLIEKLLEQSYPENRNVIENIIGNEKLNYVPLKHGQKLLSKIWELSEIITNKERIVIHYIRQDKKETIRDIKPVSIMFSEFYFYLIAYITESNKDIPIVYRIDRIQKIEKTNEKFIIPYANKFQEGEFRKRVQFMYAGELKRVKFEFTGPSLEAILDRLPTAEVVSKEGDKYIITAESYGNGIDMWLGSQGEKVKVL; this comes from the coding sequence ATGAGGGACTATAAAGAGAACAAAGGATTTAGGTTACTTGATATATATGAAAGGTTTAATAAAGGGGAAATTTTGAACAAATCAGACCTATGTAATCATTACAAGGTTAGTGAAAAGACTATTCAAAGGGATATTGAAGATCTCAGAGTATATCTTCAGGAAATTCACTATAAGCTTGATGAATCTTCAATAATTTATGATAAAGATAAAAGAGGATATAGACTAATAAAATATCAAAGAAATTGGATCACAAATGAAGAAATAATGGCACTTTGCAAAATACTATTAGAAAGTAGAGCATTTTGCAAGGAAGAATTAGATTCACTAATAGAGAAATTGCTTGAACAAAGTTATCCAGAAAATAGGAATGTAATTGAAAATATAATAGGAAATGAAAAACTAAACTATGTCCCATTAAAACATGGACAAAAGTTACTATCAAAAATATGGGAACTATCTGAAATAATTACAAATAAAGAAAGAATAGTAATTCATTATATAAGGCAAGATAAGAAGGAAACTATAAGGGATATAAAACCAGTATCCATAATGTTTTCAGAATTTTATTTCTATTTAATTGCATATATCACAGAATCAAATAAAGATATTCCAATAGTATATAGAATAGATAGGATACAAAAAATCGAAAAAACAAATGAAAAATTTATCATCCCATACGCAAATAAATTCCAAGAAGGGGAATTTAGAAAAAGAGTACAGTTCATGTATGCAGGGGAGCTAAAGAGAGTAAAATTTGAATTCACTGGCCCATCTCTAGAAGCTATACTTGATAGACTTCCAACAGCTGAAGTAGTAAGTAAAGAAGGAGATAAATATATAATCACAGCAGAGTCATATGGCAATGGAATAGATATGTGGCTTGGGAGTCAAGGGGAGAAGGTGAAAGTGCTTTAA
- the ftcD gene encoding glutamate formimidoyltransferase, whose product MPAILECVPNISEGRDLEKVEKIVDAIRTTKDVKLLDYSSDKDHNRSVITFLGEPNAVAEAALKLAKAATELIDMSTHTGGHPRMGAVDVMPLIPIKDITIEETIELSKKLAESIANECNMHVTLYENSASAPHRQNLADIRRGQYEVMAEKIKEDMWIPDYGPNEFNPKAGMVAVGARPPLIAYNINLSTDDVKIAKNIANVIRSAKGGFVFCKAMGLLIEETGKAQVSMNLVNPDYTTIFRVFDMVEREAHRYGVSVTDSEIVGLVPMKALIDTAIYHLKLDNFSMDQVLETRIWE is encoded by the coding sequence ATGCCAGCAATTTTAGAATGTGTACCTAATATAAGCGAAGGAAGAGATTTAGAAAAAGTTGAAAAAATTGTAGATGCTATCAGAACAACAAAAGACGTTAAGCTTTTAGACTACTCTTCTGATAAAGATCACAATCGTTCTGTTATAACATTTTTAGGAGAGCCTAATGCTGTAGCAGAAGCTGCTTTAAAGCTAGCAAAAGCTGCAACAGAATTAATTGATATGTCAACACATACCGGTGGCCATCCAAGAATGGGCGCGGTTGATGTAATGCCGCTAATCCCTATCAAAGACATTACTATAGAAGAGACTATAGAGTTATCAAAAAAATTAGCTGAAAGTATAGCAAATGAATGCAACATGCATGTTACTTTATACGAAAACTCTGCTTCAGCTCCACATAGACAAAATTTAGCCGATATAAGAAGAGGTCAGTACGAGGTTATGGCTGAAAAAATTAAGGAGGATATGTGGATTCCAGACTATGGACCTAATGAATTCAATCCAAAAGCTGGAATGGTTGCAGTTGGAGCTAGGCCTCCACTAATTGCATATAATATTAACTTATCTACAGATGACGTAAAAATAGCAAAGAATATTGCCAATGTAATAAGAAGCGCTAAAGGTGGATTTGTATTTTGTAAAGCAATGGGTCTTCTAATTGAAGAAACAGGAAAAGCTCAAGTATCAATGAACTTAGTTAATCCTGATTACACTACTATTTTTAGAGTTTTTGACATGGTAGAAAGAGAAGCTCATCGTTACGGCGTTAGCGTTACTGACTCTGAGATAGTTGGTTTAGTTCCAATGAAAGCACTTATAGATACAGCTATTTATCATCTTAAGTTAGACAACTTCTCTATGGATCAAGTTTTAGAAACAAGAATATGGGAGTAG
- a CDS encoding cyclodeaminase/cyclohydrolase family protein — protein sequence MKLIDMNLKDFADEVESLSPAPGGGSCSAYSSLVGICLSRMMANLSFGKKKYELNEENIKLEVKTSFEALKEIKDEMLSLVDKDTEAFNEVVKAMKMPKETDEEKALRKDAIDNATWQSIDVPHRVAVLSLEAMKKMYPIYKYGNENALTDVGVGYLMCATGAEGAILNVKINLGSVMDIERAKKLELECNQLLSEVTNLKNEVLVSIHDRLKI from the coding sequence ATGAAGCTTATAGATATGAATCTTAAAGATTTTGCAGATGAAGTCGAATCATTATCTCCAGCCCCTGGTGGTGGTTCATGTTCAGCATATAGTTCACTAGTCGGAATATGCTTATCGAGAATGATGGCTAACTTAAGCTTTGGCAAAAAGAAATATGAGCTTAATGAAGAAAACATAAAATTAGAGGTAAAAACCAGCTTTGAAGCTCTTAAAGAAATTAAAGATGAGATGCTATCACTGGTAGATAAAGATACTGAAGCCTTTAATGAAGTTGTAAAAGCAATGAAAATGCCAAAAGAGACTGATGAAGAAAAAGCTCTTAGAAAAGATGCTATCGATAATGCAACATGGCAATCAATAGATGTTCCTCATAGGGTTGCAGTACTCTCTTTAGAAGCAATGAAAAAAATGTATCCTATATATAAATATGGCAACGAAAATGCTTTGACTGATGTAGGTGTAGGGTATTTAATGTGTGCTACTGGAGCCGAGGGTGCAATTTTAAATGTAAAAATTAATCTAGGCTCTGTAATGGATATTGAAAGAGCGAAAAAATTAGAGCTAGAGTGCAATCAATTATTGTCGGAGGTTACAAATCTTAAAAACGAAGTATTGGTATCAATTCACGATAGACTTAAAATATAA
- the hutI gene encoding imidazolonepropionase, translated as MSADLILYNIGELFCPIDNNEPLRGQAMNTAKIMHNAYIAIKAGKIQAIGEGEVPESLISNETQKRDLSGLTVTPGLIDSHTHLVHGGSRENEFSMKLNGVSYLDILAAGGGILSTVNATKTSTFDELYTKAKKSLDTMLIHGTTTVEAKSGYGLEWETEEKQLKVAKKLNEDHPVEVVSTFMGAHAIPTQLKENPEEFIKELTEFMIPEVSKHSLAEFCDVFCEHGVFSVEQTRTILKCAKENNLKIKIHADEIVSLGGAELAAEMGAHSAEHLMAASDEGISLMAKNNVIANLLPGTTFSLMKTSYADARKMIENNLAVALSTDYNPGSCPTENIQLIMQLGSLAMKMSPIEVFNAVTINGAHSLGRGHETGSFEVGKNADIVVFDAPNIDYILYHFGVNHVKEVYKNGNLVVQDRRVI; from the coding sequence ATGTCTGCTGATTTAATTTTATATAATATAGGAGAATTGTTCTGCCCTATTGATAATAATGAGCCTCTAAGAGGACAGGCTATGAACACAGCTAAAATAATGCATAATGCGTATATCGCTATAAAAGCTGGAAAAATTCAAGCTATAGGTGAAGGTGAGGTTCCAGAATCTCTAATTTCTAATGAAACCCAAAAAAGAGATTTATCAGGACTTACTGTTACTCCTGGATTAATAGATTCTCATACACATTTAGTTCACGGCGGAAGTAGAGAAAATGAATTTAGTATGAAGCTTAACGGTGTAAGTTATCTCGATATCCTAGCTGCAGGTGGCGGAATACTAAGTACAGTAAATGCTACAAAAACTTCTACCTTTGATGAATTGTATACTAAAGCTAAAAAAAGCTTAGATACAATGCTTATTCATGGTACTACTACAGTAGAAGCAAAAAGTGGGTATGGTTTAGAATGGGAAACTGAAGAAAAACAACTTAAAGTCGCAAAAAAATTAAATGAAGATCATCCAGTAGAAGTGGTTTCAACTTTTATGGGAGCACATGCTATTCCTACTCAGCTCAAAGAAAATCCAGAAGAGTTCATAAAAGAACTTACAGAATTTATGATTCCTGAAGTATCAAAACATTCACTAGCAGAATTCTGTGATGTATTTTGTGAGCACGGAGTGTTTAGTGTAGAACAGACTAGAACAATACTAAAGTGCGCTAAAGAAAATAATCTAAAAATAAAAATCCACGCAGATGAAATAGTGTCGCTTGGTGGAGCAGAACTTGCTGCTGAAATGGGAGCACACAGTGCTGAGCATCTTATGGCAGCTTCTGATGAAGGCATTTCTTTAATGGCAAAAAATAATGTAATTGCTAACCTTCTTCCAGGAACTACTTTCAGTTTAATGAAAACATCGTATGCCGATGCTAGAAAAATGATTGAAAATAATTTGGCTGTTGCTCTTTCAACTGATTACAATCCTGGAAGCTGTCCAACAGAAAACATCCAGCTTATAATGCAGTTAGGTAGCCTTGCTATGAAAATGAGTCCAATTGAAGTATTTAATGCAGTAACAATTAATGGTGCTCATAGCTTAGGAAGAGGACATGAAACTGGAAGCTTCGAAGTTGGTAAAAACGCTGACATCGTAGTCTTCGATGCTCCAAATATAGACTATATACTATATCACTTTGGTGTTAACCATGTTAAGGAAGTATATAAAAATGGAAATCTTGTTGTACAGGATAGAAGAGTAATATAA
- a CDS encoding lysine exporter LysO family protein produces MKALTFKIIIAVVLGIFTGKFFAGDSVGLITNFMDIGLCALLFFVGIDIGKNKDVISQIKEIGIKAISTPILVAFGSIIGAVVCGLIFGYNVNESAAIGAGFGWYSLSAIIIAPYSSELSALSFMTNVSREILAIMSIPLVAKYIGFNEAVAPAGATAMDTTLPIISKATDGKTAIIAFVTGLILSILVPILVPIFIGL; encoded by the coding sequence GTGAAGGCTTTGACATTTAAAATAATAATTGCAGTAGTTTTAGGGATTTTTACAGGTAAATTTTTTGCAGGTGATTCTGTAGGACTTATAACAAATTTTATGGATATAGGATTATGTGCTTTATTATTCTTCGTAGGGATAGATATTGGAAAAAATAAAGATGTAATTTCACAAATAAAAGAAATCGGTATAAAAGCTATATCTACTCCAATACTTGTTGCATTTGGCAGTATTATTGGAGCGGTAGTATGTGGACTAATTTTTGGATACAATGTCAATGAATCAGCGGCAATAGGAGCTGGTTTTGGTTGGTATTCTTTATCTGCTATTATAATAGCTCCATATTCATCTGAGCTTAGTGCTTTATCATTTATGACAAATGTCAGTAGAGAGATTTTGGCAATTATGAGTATTCCACTTGTTGCTAAATACATAGGATTTAATGAGGCAGTAGCTCCAGCTGGTGCAACTGCCATGGATACGACTTTGCCAATTATATCCAAAGCTACTGATGGGAAAACTGCAATTATTGCTTTTGTAACAGGGTTAATACTTTCGATACTAGTTCCTATTCTTGTTCCGATTTTTATTGGGCTTTAA
- a CDS encoding LysO family transporter, protein MVFRILLYVSLMFVGVLVGRSGKLSSKILNKLDLIQLICLLFLLFAMGISMGTNEKVMSSFSTIGLKSAAFAVFSIIFSVFFVLIFNKLLTLTFSSKKEVQKAGEGFDI, encoded by the coding sequence ATGGTTTTTAGAATTTTATTGTATGTTTCTTTAATGTTTGTGGGCGTACTAGTTGGTAGGAGTGGAAAGTTAAGCTCTAAAATCCTGAATAAATTAGATTTAATACAACTCATTTGTCTTTTATTCTTATTATTTGCTATGGGTATCAGCATGGGAACCAATGAAAAAGTAATGAGTTCATTTTCTACTATTGGACTTAAATCAGCTGCATTTGCTGTATTCTCTATAATTTTTAGCGTTTTCTTTGTACTAATTTTCAACAAATTGCTTACATTAACGTTTTCTAGCAAAAAGGAAGTTCAGAAAGCAGGTGAAGGCTTTGACATTTAA